Proteins encoded in a region of the Epinephelus lanceolatus isolate andai-2023 chromosome 20, ASM4190304v1, whole genome shotgun sequence genome:
- the gcm2 gene encoding chorion-specific transcription factor GCMb codes for MSRAEEREEADCVCSVGMKFTWDINDPKLPQDTKQFDPFQEWTDGYVRYIYSAEDKNAQRHLSGWAMRNTNNHNCQILKKSCLGVVVCSRGCTLPDGSRLQLRPAICDKARQKQQKKLCPSCNAALELLPCRGHSGYPVTNFWRVDGKAIFFQAKGVHDHPRPESKSETEARRSSVKRRVSSPPFTPKRRLIETQALGPALLSCVDPSDRISFIEPNFPQHYPAFQSPEPYYNPHNALGEAPPTLQKPANPRLYMGRPSYEFQGYLTSPSYPMTSDLCDPRVAPVLGSSSSSTSSSAPLSSSSSSSFDPQAKPSAGWKELLKSSAPYGDNHHYYSAEYPCRYPSNAPGSPAALQTIITTTTKVSYQPCPKPPAALPSYQSCPKPPAGLPSYQSCAPPKPPGLPGCSSLLDDASSSSYSTEVKVTEESGGVIKSLSFQPEPLQTKTERADGYDYRYAYPNTYRYDDY; via the exons ATGTCCCGGGCCGAGGAGCGCGAGGAGGCCGATTGTGTGTGTTCCGTCGGGATGAAGTTCACGTGGGACATCAACGACCCCAAACTGCCGCAG gacACAAAGCAGTTCGACCCGTTCCAGGAGTGGACAGACGGTTATGTTCGGTACATCTACAGCG CTGAAGATAAGAACGCTCAGAGACATCTCTCTGGCTGGGCGATGAGAAACACCAACAACCACAACTGTCAGATCCTGAAGAAGTCCTGTTTGGGTGTGGTGGTCTGTTCACGAGGCTGCACGCTGCCCGACGGGTCCCGGCTGCAGCTGCGCCCCGCCATCTGTGACAAGGCCCggcagaaacagcaga AGAAGCTGTGTCCGAGCTGTAACGCTGCTCTGGAGCTACTGCCATGTCGCGGCCACAGCGGTTACCCCGTCACCAACTTCTGGAGAGTCGATGGAAAGGCCATCTTCTTCCAG GCTAAAGGGGTCCATGATCATCCCAGACCAGAGTCCAAGTCTGAGACTGAAGCCAGAAGAAGTTCAGTGAAGAGACGAGTCAGCTCCCCGCCGTTCACGCCCAAAAGACGGCTCATTGAAACACAG GCTCTGGGCCCCGCCCTCCTCTCCTGCGTCGATCCATCAGACAGAATCTCCTTCATCGAGCCGAATTTCCCACAGCATTACCCAGCGTTTCAGAGCCCAGAGCCCTACTACAACCCCCACAATGCACTAGGAGAGGCCCCACCCACACTGCAGAAACCAGCCAATCCCAGGCTTTACATGGGCCGGCCCTCTTACGAGTTCCAAGGATACCTGACCTCGCCTTCGTATCCCATGACGTCTGACCTCTGTGACCCCAG GGTGGCTCCAGTCCTgggttcctcctcttcctccacgtCATCATCggctcccctctcctcctcctcctcctcctccttcgaCCCCCAGGCGAAGCCATCTGCAGGCTGGAAGGAGCTGCTGAAGAGCTCCGCCCCCTATGGTGACAACCACCATTACTACAGCGCAGAGTACCCCTGCCGTTACCCCAGCAACGCCCCAGGGTCCCCCGCAGCACTGCagaccatcatcaccaccacaaccaAG GTCTCCTACCAGCCCTGTCCGAAGCCTCCTGCAGCGCTCCCTTCCTACCAATCATGTCCTAAACCTCCTGCCGGCCTCCCGTCCTACCAGTCCTGTGCTCCCCCGAAACCTCCAGGCCTCCCTGgctgctcctctctgctggatgacgcctcttcctcttcctatTCCACCGAGGTGAAGGTGACGGAGGAGTCGGGTGGAGTCATCAAGTCTCTGTCGTTTCAGCCCGAACCTCTGCAGACCAAAACAGAGCGGGCCGATGGCTATGACTACCGTTACGCCTACCCCAACACGTACCGCTACGATGACTACTGA